Proteins encoded within one genomic window of Setaria italica strain Yugu1 chromosome IV, Setaria_italica_v2.0, whole genome shotgun sequence:
- the LOC101761611 gene encoding amino acid transporter AVT1I: MENNTPSKSGTGFFKTCFNGVNALSGVGILSIPYALSQGGWLSLLIFITIATICFYTGILLQRCIDSSSLVKTYPDIGELAFGRKGKIIVAIFLYLELYLVAIDFLILEGDNLEKLFPSANFHIASLKIGSKQGFVLIFSLLVLPTTWLRSLNMLAYVALGGVMASFILIASVLWVGAFDGVGFHEKGVTVNWSGMPTAMSLYAFCFSGHAVFPMIYTGMRNRKTFPTVLLICFIICTLSYGVTGIIGYLMYGESLSSQVTLNLPSKRIASNIAIFTTLINPFTKFALLITPIAEAIEDSLRVGKNRTIGIFIRTALVVSTTIIALVVPFFAYVVALTGSFLSSTVTILLPCVCYLKISSRTSRNLRLELVVCLGIIMIGAGVIVVGTYNSLKQIVHSF; encoded by the exons ATGGAGAACAACACTCCTTCAAAGTCTGGGACAGGCTTCTTCAAAACTTGCTTCAATGGagttaatgctctctcag gGGTTGGAATATTATCCATTCCATATGCATTGTCTCAAGGAGGATGGCTGAGCTTACTCATTTTCATAACCATAGCAACCATCTGTTTCTATACTGGTATTCTCCTACAGAGATGTATAGACTCAAGCTCGCTTGTTAAGACCTATCCTGATATTGGCGAGCTAGCTTTTGGCCGGAAAGGAAAAATCATTGTAGCAATATTCTTGTACCTGGAGCTGTATCTTGTTGCTATTGATTTCTTGATATTAGAAGGTGACAACTTGGAGAAATTATTTCCAAGTGCCAACTTCCATATTGCCAGTCTCAAGATTGGAAGCAAGCAAGGGTTTGTGTTGATCTTCAGCCTGCTGGTGTTGCCAACAACATGGCTCCGGAGCTTGAACATGCTTGCATATGTCGCTCTTGGTGGAGTCATGGCTTCTTTCATTCTAATCGCCTCTGTTCTGTGGGTTGGAGCATTTGATGGTGTTGGTTTTCATGAGAAAGGCGTGACTGTCAACTGGTCTGGTATGCCAACTGCTATGAGCTTATATGCGTTCTGTTTCAGTGGCCATGCTGTTTTTCCCATGATATACACTGGCATGAGAAACAGAAAAACATTCCCCACA GTGCTGCTCATCTGCTTCATTATCTGCACCCTTAGCTATGGGGTGACAGGCATCATTGGATACTTGATGTACGGGGAATCACTAAGTTCCCAGGTGACGCTCAACCTTCCATCAAAACGTATTGCCTCCAACATCGCCATCTTCACGACACTGATCAATCCGTTCACCAAGTTCGCGCTGCTAATCACTCCGATAGCAGAGGCTATCGAGGACAGCCTTCGTGTTGGCAAGAACAGGACCATCGGCATCTTCATCAGGACCGCCCTGGTCGTCAGCACGACCATCATAGCACTTGTGGTGCCCTTCTTCGCCTATGTCGTCGCGCTTACTGGCTCGTTCCTCAGCAGCACGGTCACGATCTTGCTGCCCTGCGTTTGCTACCTGAAGATCAGCTCGAGGACCTCCAGGAATCTGAGGTTGGAGCTGGTGGTTTGCCTGGGAATTATCATGATTGGGGCGGGAGTAATTGTGGTTGGCACATATAACTCACTGAAGCAGATTGTTCATAGCTTTTGA